From Solanum lycopersicum chromosome 8, SLM_r2.1, the proteins below share one genomic window:
- the LOC101266962 gene encoding mitochondrial import inner membrane translocase subunit PAM16 like 2-like, with translation MGSSILARAFVQAYRQALSNASKNGVAQEAVQNIKAASKTMTEAEARQILGVTEDSSWKKIVQNYESLFERNAKNESFYLQSNLKFLFKNFNVVVSVLETSQTTQHTHTIL, from the exons ATGGGCTCTTCTATATTGGCAAGGGCTTTTGTTCAAGCATATCGTCAGGCATTGTCTA ATGCCTCGAAGAATGGTGTTGCTCAAGAAGCAGTGCAGAATATAAAAGCAGCTAGCAAAACCATGACGGAAGCAGAGGCAAGACAGATTCTTGGTGTCACAGAGGATTCATCTTGGAAAAAAATTGTGCAG AATTATGAGAGCTTGTTTGAGCGAAATGCTAAAAACGAGAGTTTTTACCTTCAATCAAAT TTGAAGTTTCTGTTTAAGAACTTCAATGTGGTGGTGAGTGTGTTAGAGACATCACAAACAACACAACACACTCACACCATTTTGTAG
- the LOC101250142 gene encoding uncharacterized protein gives MAVSMFIAANITVKLNFPIVKKMDKVPIESFRGFSNPVRCFPVEQQVEEGVLCEPCGGTGWLLCDFCKGQKTNVKSETNKIYRRCPSCRAVGYLLCTKCKVFKCVTFPNDEDGEVLSF, from the exons ATGGCGGTTTCTATGTTCATAGCTGCTAACATCACTGTGAAGTTGAACTTTCCAATTGTAAAGAAGATGGATAAGGTGCCTATTGAATCCTTCCGTGGTTTCTCCAACCCCGTGCGTTGTTTTCCGGTAGAACAGCAG GTTGAGGAAGGAGTCTTATGTGAACCTTGTGGTGGCACTGGGTGGCTGCTCTGTGATTTTTGTAAAGGTCAGAAGACCAATGTGAAATCTGAGACTAACAAAATTTATCGTCGGTGTCCATCATGTAGAgct GTGGGATACTTATTGTGCACAAAatgcaaagttttcaaatgTGTTACCTTTCCAAATGATGAAGATGGTGAAGTTCTCAGTTTTTGA